In one window of Candidatus Zixiibacteriota bacterium DNA:
- a CDS encoding ATP-binding protein — protein sequence MSYKIKTLSDRQCSELLSRGDDSLFGTGQKLYLTTVLPGLFYCVTDKIKNIQEENFLYIPPSILDSEYSPGVFDSIIYKNFMLQPKAITLEGKSFYPVVVENIPVGGLLCDSGDGEEPDRQKLLEKFALSEYFNLIFNINSSLAGGEFIALQILRLISEKKSFDSFLRALPDWLVEFLGGGLVSVYYRSDDDYLLRKMAGQLSLYEEMPAELEREDAALLMNAIAENHLFMSVGEVPNYVTELKVPPQIRFVMGGSDGCGQEYLLTGIVPNITSYSFALFFDRLKSILGGVTERHFAGQPDWHRVFSVLEELSASGRSKQEMIEAIFPIFCEYVNINRISLVKYHQMENQLEIEGAVTSRPNTILGTKITFPLAGTAFETVVEMGRPYFKDNLNATMAHKVEYQLFKEGVKSYLMVPIRDEKTLVGILNIGSPMTDDYLHRYLPVFETLAGYLARLFISGINRQEVEIYSRQLEDLQASLSAMENLKNLGELASGVFHDLNNMIGGVLGRCEIIQSRLEKQGADETTTKIIRDVKLIERSALDSGEILNRLRELSRTRREEKKVTICLNEIIDDSVEMVRPHWRRLIQDKGIKILLKKETSDRVNVVADPSEMREVLTNLLLNALDALPEGGRIAVSCGRINGTARVIVGDNGTGIPAELMEKIFDPFFTTKGDKGTGLGLAVSKKIIEGHGGHIKVSSGKDKGTTFVIDLPALEEEKEFQPAVQNDVSPVRVWKVLIIQGKEAEIPELLQCLTDKNCHVTTAESGARAILICAREKFDLLIVDLTLPDISGLDLISQIRSFDRKTRIILISDHEIDASVGDLMSKGIDSLLTRPIDGEIVSMTLENLLGSVQERN from the coding sequence ATGAGCTACAAGATAAAGACTCTCAGCGACCGGCAGTGTTCGGAACTACTTTCCCGAGGCGATGATTCGCTGTTTGGGACCGGCCAGAAATTATATCTGACCACGGTGCTACCCGGTCTGTTTTATTGCGTGACGGATAAGATCAAGAATATTCAAGAAGAGAATTTTCTATATATACCGCCGTCTATTCTTGACAGCGAGTATTCGCCGGGGGTTTTTGACAGCATCATCTATAAGAATTTTATGCTTCAACCCAAGGCGATCACACTCGAAGGTAAATCCTTCTATCCGGTCGTAGTCGAAAATATCCCTGTAGGGGGGCTGCTTTGTGATTCGGGTGACGGCGAAGAACCGGACCGGCAGAAGCTGCTCGAGAAATTTGCCCTTTCGGAGTATTTCAATCTGATTTTCAATATCAACAGCAGCCTGGCGGGGGGGGAATTTATCGCCCTGCAGATATTGCGGCTGATTTCGGAGAAAAAATCGTTTGACTCCTTTTTGCGCGCTCTGCCTGATTGGCTGGTTGAGTTCTTGGGAGGCGGCCTGGTTTCGGTTTATTATCGTTCCGACGATGATTACTTACTGAGAAAAATGGCCGGGCAACTGTCATTATATGAAGAGATGCCGGCGGAACTGGAAAGAGAAGATGCGGCTTTACTGATGAATGCCATTGCCGAGAATCATCTATTTATGTCCGTGGGTGAAGTACCGAATTATGTGACGGAACTGAAGGTCCCGCCTCAGATCAGATTTGTCATGGGTGGTTCCGACGGTTGCGGCCAGGAATATCTTCTGACCGGGATCGTTCCCAATATAACCTCCTATTCCTTTGCCCTTTTCTTTGATAGGCTCAAGAGCATTCTGGGGGGGGTCACAGAGAGGCATTTTGCCGGCCAGCCCGACTGGCATCGGGTGTTTTCCGTGCTGGAGGAATTATCGGCCTCGGGGCGTTCCAAGCAGGAAATGATAGAGGCCATTTTCCCGATCTTTTGCGAATATGTCAATATCAATCGTATCTCCCTGGTCAAATATCATCAGATGGAGAATCAACTGGAAATAGAGGGTGCGGTGACATCGCGTCCGAATACCATTCTTGGAACCAAAATCACATTCCCCCTTGCCGGGACCGCCTTTGAAACAGTGGTGGAAATGGGACGACCATATTTCAAAGATAATCTGAATGCCACGATGGCTCATAAGGTCGAATACCAGTTGTTTAAAGAAGGAGTCAAATCATATCTGATGGTTCCGATCCGGGACGAGAAAACGCTGGTGGGGATTCTGAATATCGGCTCGCCCATGACCGATGATTATCTTCATCGATACCTGCCGGTTTTTGAAACTCTGGCCGGATATCTGGCGCGATTGTTTATATCCGGCATAAACCGTCAGGAAGTCGAAATATATTCCCGACAGCTTGAGGACCTGCAGGCCAGCCTGTCAGCCATGGAAAATCTCAAAAATCTCGGCGAACTTGCCAGCGGCGTTTTCCACGATCTGAACAATATGATCGGGGGTGTTCTCGGGCGCTGCGAGATTATCCAGAGCCGCTTGGAAAAACAGGGGGCTGATGAGACGACCACCAAAATAATTCGGGATGTCAAACTGATTGAACGGTCGGCGCTCGATTCCGGAGAGATTTTGAATCGCCTCAGGGAGTTGTCGCGAACCCGCAGAGAGGAAAAGAAGGTCACCATCTGTCTGAATGAGATAATTGATGACTCGGTGGAGATGGTGCGGCCGCACTGGCGCCGACTGATTCAGGATAAAGGCATTAAGATCTTACTGAAAAAAGAGACATCCGACAGAGTCAATGTCGTGGCCGATCCTTCCGAAATGCGCGAGGTGCTGACCAATCTTTTATTGAATGCTCTGGATGCGCTTCCAGAAGGCGGCCGGATTGCTGTCTCATGCGGGAGAATAAATGGGACGGCCCGGGTGATTGTCGGCGACAACGGGACCGGCATTCCCGCCGAACTGATGGAAAAGATTTTTGATCCGTTTTTTACCACCAAAGGGGATAAGGGAACCGGACTGGGGTTGGCCGTGAGCAAGAAGATTATCGAGGGGCATGGCGGCCATATCAAGGTCAGTTCCGGAAAAGACAAAGGGACCACGTTTGTAATCGATTTGCCCGCGCTGGAGGAGGAAAAAGAGTTTCAGCCAGCCGTGCAAAATGACGTTTCCCCGGTCAGAGTATGGAAGGTTTTGATTATTCAGGGGAAGGAGGCGGAGATTCCCGAACTTCTGCAGTGTCTGACTGATAAGAACTGTCATGTCACAACCGCGGAGAGCGGCGCCAGGGCAATCCTAATTTGCGCCAGGGAGAAATTCGATCTCCTGATTGTAGATTTAACTCTGCCGGATATCAGTGGGCTGGACCTGATATCGCAAATCAGGAGTTTCGACAGAAAGACCAGGATCATTCTTATCAGCGATCACGAAATTGACGCCAGTGTGGGCGATTTGATGTCAAAGGGTATCGACAGTCTGCTGACGCGTCCAATCGACGGGGAGATTGTCTCGATGACGCTGGAGAACCTGCTCGGGTCGGTGCAAGAGAGAAATTAA